The DNA region TAGTGATGAATCTAGTAGTGATGAATCTAGTAGTGATGAATCTAGTAGTGATGAATCTAGTAGTGATGAATCTAGTAGTGATGAATCTAGTAGTGATGAATCTAGTGAGGAAGAGTCAAGTGAGACAGAATCTAGTGATGAAGAATCTAGTGATGAAGAATCTAGTGATGAAGAATCTAGTGATAAAGAATCTTCTAGTTCAGAAAAAGCAGATGAAAAAGATTCAAAGCCCTCAAAAGCTTCAGGAGATAGGAACAAAAAAGATAAAGAATCAAGAAATAAAATTATTAATCAAGAAAATAGAATTGCCTTTGCAAAAGTACCAAAAACGGAGGTCCTCTCAAATTTGAATAAATCTATGAGTATAAATAGAACAAACACAATTGATGTTCTTAATTTAGATAAATCACTTAATTCTGGAACAAATCCGGCTGATATCCAAAGACAACTAAAAATAGCTAAATCAAAGAAAAGAAACGCAACATCTCTCACAAGATTATTCTATAAAGAAAAATTATTTGCCTCCAACTCCCAATCTATAAAATCTAACGAATCAAAAATATTCTTTGAAAAGAATTCATATAATCCTGCTGTAATGCATCTCCGCTTTACTAAAGCAGCCGGAAAAACTATTACAGAAAATACAGATTCCTTTCTTGATATAACTTTAATTCCATCTGAAGGCGAAGTGATCGGGAAAAGAGTTGAATTATCAATGAAAGAATTTGGTAAAAATTTAGGACTTTTATATTCACAATTATCTCGACAAGAAAACTTAAATGTTGAACTTGAATCTTCACCTTCAAGAGTGTTGAATAATATGATTTTTGAGAGTATTAAATCTGATTTAGAAAAATTAAAAGTAACTACGCTACTTATTTCTGCAGATAGAGGACTGCAAGCAATACCTTACGCTGCCCTGCACGATGGGGAAAATTACTTTGGTGATTCCTATGCTTTTTCAATTACACCTTCTTTAGGTTTAACAGATATAAGTATCTCTGATAGTGAAGATAAAATGCTACTGGCGATTGGAGCTTCAGAATTTAGAGAATTAGCTCCTTTACCTCTAGTAGGACAAGAATTATCAAAAATTGGAGGAACAAAAAACAAAGAAATTATTTTCAATAAAGAATTCACACCAGAAAGTTTCTTTGAAAAAGCAATTCAGGAAAAATATGACACGATTCATATTGCTACACATGCCGAATTCAAACCTGGTGGTCCTAATGCCTCAAGATTATTTTCAGGGACAACACCAATAACATTAGATAATTTTTCAATACTGAGAAAAGGACGAATTGGCAATCCTCTAGATTTAGTTGTTTTTAGTGCTTGTAGAACTGCATTAGGCGATCCAGAAACTGAATTAGGTTTTAGTGGTTTAGCCTTACAGGCTGGTGCAAAAAGTGCTATTGGCACACTTTGGTACGTGGATGATGTGATGACCTCTGCTTATTTTGTACAAATGTATAAGTTTTTAGATTTGGGTATTCCAAAGGCAGAAGCTATGCAATTAACTAGAAGACTTTTTGCTCAAAAACTTATAACTTTAGAAGATGATAAATTAATTGGATTTAATAATTTACCTCTATTAGAAAATTTAAACTTATCTCAAAAAAGGCTGATTAAAAATGG from Prochlorococcus marinus XMU1410 includes:
- a CDS encoding CHAT domain-containing protein translates to SDESSSDESSSDESSSDESSSDESSSDESSSDESSEEESSETESSDEESSDEESSDEESSDKESSSSEKADEKDSKPSKASGDRNKKDKESRNKIINQENRIAFAKVPKTEVLSNLNKSMSINRTNTIDVLNLDKSLNSGTNPADIQRQLKIAKSKKRNATSLTRLFYKEKLFASNSQSIKSNESKIFFEKNSYNPAVMHLRFTKAAGKTITENTDSFLDITLIPSEGEVIGKRVELSMKEFGKNLGLLYSQLSRQENLNVELESSPSRVLNNMIFESIKSDLEKLKVTTLLISADRGLQAIPYAALHDGENYFGDSYAFSITPSLGLTDISISDSEDKMLLAIGASEFRELAPLPLVGQELSKIGGTKNKEIIFNKEFTPESFFEKAIQEKYDTIHIATHAEFKPGGPNASRLFSGTTPITLDNFSILRKGRIGNPLDLVVFSACRTALGDPETELGFSGLALQAGAKSAIGTLWYVDDVMTSAYFVQMYKFLDLGIPKAEAMQLTRRLFAQKLITLEDDKLIGFNNLPLLENLNLSQKRLIKNGLNNPFFWAGIELMGSPW